A single window of Phaenicophaeus curvirostris isolate KB17595 chromosome 7, BPBGC_Pcur_1.0, whole genome shotgun sequence DNA harbors:
- the C1QL2 gene encoding complement C1q-like protein 2: MAAALLVAVPLVLLRAPAPSGAHYEMMGTCRMICDPYGGGRPAGPVGGTAAVEALQDPAAEPATPFARGPKGEPGRPGKPGPRGPPGEPGPPGPRGPPGERGEAGKPGPPGPALPGGGGGGGGGGGGGAGGEAAGGLSAALGGPRIAFYVGLKSPHEGYEVLKFDDVVTNLGNHYDPASGKFTCQVRGIYFFTYHILMRGGDGTSMWADLCKNGQVRASAIAQDADQNYDYASNSVVLHLDSGDEVYVKLDGGKAHGGNNNKYSTFSGFLLYPD, encoded by the exons ATGGCCGCGGCGCTGCTGGTCGCCGTGCCCCTGGTGCTGCTGCGGGCGCCCGCCCCGAGCGGAGCGCACTACGAGATGATGGGCACCTGCCGCATGATCTGCGACCCCTACGGCGGCGGGCGGCCGGCCGGCCCCGTTGGCGGCACGGCGGCCGTGGAGGCTCTGCAGGACCCGGCGGCCGAGCCCGCGACGCCCTTCGCGCGGGGCCCCAAGGGGGAGCCGGGGCGGCCGGGCAAGCCGGGGCCCCGCGGGCCGCCCGGAGAGCCGGGGCCGCCCGGTCCGCGGGGCCCGCCGGGGGAGCGGGGCGAGGCGGGGAAGCCGGGGCCGCCGGGGCCGGCGCTGCcgggcggaggaggaggaggaggaggaggaggaggcggcggggcgggcggcgagGCGGCGGGCGGGCTGAGCGCCGCGCTCGGGGGGCCCCGCATCGCCTTCTACGTGGGGCTGAAGAGCCCCCACGAGGGCTACGAGGTCCTCAAGTTCGACGACGTGGTCACCAACCTGGGCAACCACTACGACCCGGCGAGCGGCAAGTTCACCTGCCAGGTGCGCGGCATCTACTTCTTCACCTACCACATCCTCATGCGCGGCGGAGACGGCACCAGCATGTGGGCGGATCTCTGCAAGAACGGGCAG GTGCGGGCCAGTGCCATCGCCCAGGACGCGGACCAGAACTACGACTACGCCAGCAACAGCGTGGTGCTGCACTTGGACTCCGGCGACGAGGTGTATGTAAAGCTGGACGGAGGCAAAGCGCACGGAGGCAACAACAATAAGTACAGCACTTTCTCTGGCTTTCTTTTATACCCCGATTAA